From the genome of Terriglobales bacterium, one region includes:
- the rpmF gene encoding 50S ribosomal protein L32, which produces MANPKRRHSKARTSRRRAHDFLTAHSLSECPNCHERKMPHRACPKCGYYKGREIVEVEETK; this is translated from the coding sequence ATGGCAAACCCGAAACGCAGGCACTCCAAAGCGCGCACCAGCCGGCGCCGCGCTCACGACTTTCTCACCGCCCACTCGCTCTCTGAGTGTCCCAACTGTCACGAGCGGAAGATGCCCCACCGCGCCTGTCCCAAGTGCGGCTACTACAAGGGACGCGAGATCGTAGAAGTCGAAGAGACCAAGTAA
- the plsX gene encoding phosphate acyltransferase PlsX produces the protein MPTVIALDAMGTDRAPKPEVEGAIFAARHHDVEVLLVGPEHALRTELDHHPAAAELPISVVPASQVIGMHEKAAQAVRAKRDSTMRVGCRLVREGEAAGFVTAGNTGAAMATAKMVLGALPGVDRPGLAAVFPTSQGTAAIMIDVGANVDSKPHNLEQFAVMGDIYSRAIFGTHKPKVGLLSVGEEESKGNELTRSAYHLLKRLPLNFVGNVEGRDLYNGKLDVIVCDGFVGNVALKISEGMVETVRYLLKETLASTISSQLGALLSRRAFNDFKKRLDYSEYGGAPLLGIKGICIVGHGSSNANAIKNALRVASEFANSGINAKIEHELALLNGKADPALAD, from the coding sequence ATGCCGACCGTCATTGCGCTCGATGCGATGGGTACCGACCGGGCCCCCAAGCCCGAGGTCGAAGGCGCCATCTTTGCCGCTCGCCATCATGACGTCGAGGTGCTGCTGGTCGGCCCGGAGCACGCCCTTCGCACCGAACTAGATCACCACCCGGCTGCCGCCGAGCTGCCCATCAGCGTCGTCCCCGCCAGCCAGGTGATCGGCATGCACGAGAAAGCGGCGCAGGCGGTGCGCGCCAAGCGCGACTCCACCATGCGCGTCGGCTGCCGCCTGGTGCGCGAGGGCGAGGCCGCCGGCTTCGTGACCGCCGGCAACACCGGCGCCGCCATGGCCACCGCCAAGATGGTGCTGGGGGCACTGCCCGGCGTGGACCGTCCCGGGCTGGCCGCCGTCTTTCCCACCTCGCAGGGCACCGCCGCTATCATGATCGATGTCGGCGCCAACGTCGACTCCAAGCCCCACAACCTGGAACAGTTCGCGGTCATGGGCGATATCTACTCCCGTGCCATCTTCGGGACGCACAAACCCAAGGTCGGTTTGCTTTCGGTGGGCGAAGAAGAATCCAAGGGCAACGAGCTGACCCGCAGCGCCTACCACCTGCTCAAGCGCCTGCCCTTGAATTTCGTCGGCAACGTGGAAGGGCGCGACCTTTACAACGGCAAGCTCGACGTCATCGTGTGCGACGGTTTCGTCGGCAATGTGGCCCTCAAGATCTCCGAGGGCATGGTCGAGACCGTGCGCTACCTGCTCAAGGAGACCCTGGCTTCCACCATCAGCTCACAGCTCGGGGCCCTGCTCTCGCGGCGCGCCTTCAACGATTTCAAGAAGCGTCTCGACTACTCCGAGTATGGGGGCGCGCCCCTGCTGGGCATCAAGGGCATCTGCATCGTCGGCCACGGCTCCTCCAATGCCAATGCCATCAAGAACGCGCTGCGGGTCGCCTCGGAGTTCGCCAATTCCGGGATCAACGCCAAGATCGAGCACGAGCTGGCGCTCCTCAACGGCAAAGCCGATCCCGCTCTAGCCGACTGA